From the genome of Nakamurella flavida, one region includes:
- a CDS encoding type II secretion system F family protein — translation MGSLIGLVAGIGVLLVWAGLSTAPRHPRSRVRHDRMQEQLIQAGLSGVTPSQLVALQALAGVVVTVVALVVTGSVVVSPLLGAFGAMVPRLLVSRLRHRRQADLRDLWPEVVDNLTSGVRAGLSLPEALASIGVRGPEQLREPFVRFGSDYRTTGHFNRSLDALKAALADPVGDRVCESLRVAREVGGTDLGRLLTTLSTFLRDDARTRAELGARQSWSVNAARMAVAAPWLVLVLLATQRATIQAYDTPTGALILGAGAVASVGAYRLMIRIGRLPEDKRVLR, via the coding sequence ATGGGTTCTTTGATCGGTCTGGTCGCCGGGATCGGCGTCCTGCTCGTGTGGGCGGGGCTCTCGACGGCACCCCGGCACCCGCGCTCCCGGGTCCGGCACGACCGCATGCAGGAGCAGCTCATCCAGGCCGGGCTGAGCGGGGTCACCCCGTCCCAGCTCGTCGCCCTGCAGGCGCTCGCGGGGGTGGTGGTCACCGTCGTCGCGCTCGTCGTCACCGGATCCGTGGTGGTGTCCCCACTCCTGGGCGCCTTCGGGGCCATGGTGCCGCGCCTGCTCGTCAGCCGACTGCGGCACCGACGGCAGGCCGACCTGCGCGACCTGTGGCCCGAGGTGGTCGACAACCTCACCTCCGGGGTCCGGGCCGGGCTGTCCCTCCCCGAGGCGCTGGCCTCCATCGGCGTCCGCGGACCGGAGCAGCTCCGGGAACCGTTCGTACGCTTCGGTTCCGACTACCGCACCACCGGGCACTTCAACCGGAGCCTGGACGCTCTCAAGGCCGCCCTCGCCGATCCCGTGGGCGACCGGGTCTGCGAGTCGCTCCGGGTCGCCCGGGAGGTCGGCGGGACCGATCTCGGTCGCCTGCTGACGACGCTGTCCACCTTCCTGCGCGACGATGCCCGCACCCGTGCCGAACTCGGCGCCCGACAGTCCTGGTCGGTGAACGCCGCGCGCATGGCGGTGGCCGCCCCCTGGCTCGTGCTGGTGCTCCTGGCGACCCAGCGGGCCACCATCCAGGCCTACGACACCCCGACCGGTGCGCTGATTCTCGGCGCCGGCGCCGTGGCGTCGGTGGGCGCGTACCGCCTGATGATCCGGATCGGTCGCCTGCCCGAGGACAAGCGGGTGCTGCGGTGA
- the dhaK gene encoding dihydroxyacetone kinase subunit DhaK, protein MKKIINDPADVVRESLQGFALAHPDLVTLSLDPLFVARATPTVRGTVAVVSGGGSGHEPLHAGFVGDGMLDAAVPGTVFSSPTPDQVVAAAHAVHAGAGILLVVKNYTGDVLNFETAAELLQADGIEVRTVIVDDDVAVRDSTFTAGRRGVGGTVLLEKIVGAAVARGDDLDTVHALAERVVGVVRSMGVALRPSTVPHSGEPSFTLGEDEMEFGVGIHGEPGRERRAMLPADGIVALLLEAVVTDLPFAAGDRVIVLLNGLGGTPLMELYLAYGSVRGQLESRGITVARSLVGNYVTALEMQGMSITMLQLDDEMMSLWDAPVHTAALRWGV, encoded by the coding sequence GTGAAGAAGATCATCAACGACCCCGCCGACGTGGTGCGGGAGTCGCTGCAGGGTTTCGCCCTGGCCCATCCCGATCTGGTGACACTGTCACTGGATCCCCTGTTCGTCGCCCGGGCCACCCCGACGGTGCGCGGCACGGTCGCCGTCGTCTCCGGTGGGGGCAGCGGTCACGAACCCCTGCACGCCGGTTTCGTCGGCGACGGGATGCTCGACGCGGCCGTCCCCGGCACCGTCTTCAGCTCGCCCACACCCGATCAGGTCGTCGCTGCGGCCCACGCGGTGCACGCCGGTGCCGGGATCCTGCTCGTCGTCAAGAACTACACCGGCGACGTCCTGAACTTCGAGACCGCCGCCGAACTGCTCCAGGCGGACGGGATCGAGGTGCGCACCGTGATCGTGGACGACGACGTGGCCGTCCGGGACTCCACCTTCACCGCCGGTCGCCGCGGGGTCGGGGGGACCGTCCTGCTGGAGAAGATCGTCGGAGCGGCCGTGGCCCGCGGCGACGACCTGGACACCGTGCACGCGCTCGCCGAGCGGGTCGTCGGCGTGGTGCGCAGCATGGGTGTCGCACTGCGGCCGAGCACGGTGCCGCACTCCGGGGAACCGTCCTTCACCCTCGGCGAGGACGAGATGGAGTTCGGTGTCGGCATCCACGGCGAGCCCGGCCGGGAACGCCGGGCGATGCTGCCCGCGGACGGCATCGTCGCGCTGCTGCTCGAGGCCGTCGTCACCGATCTGCCGTTCGCCGCGGGGGACCGGGTGATCGTCCTGCTCAACGGGTTGGGGGGTACCCCTCTGATGGAGCTGTACCTGGCCTACGGATCGGTGCGCGGGCAGCTGGAGTCCCGCGGGATCACCGTCGCCCGCTCGCTGGTCGGCAATTACGTGACGGCACTGGAGATGCAGGGGATGTCGATCACCATGCTCCAATTGGACGACGAGATGATGTCGCTGTGGGATGCACCCGTGCACACCGCCGCACTGCGATGGGGAGTTTGA
- a CDS encoding TadE/TadG family type IV pilus assembly protein, producing MAEFAMVLVMLLLIFLALLSFGLWAYARTVLTSAAADAARYAANADVPDRAATARAHDILGDGPVGGTREELVCSTSADGLLVAVTCTMPAPGIVGLLDGVFPDISATGHSADEGALDPGPAGRR from the coding sequence GTGGCCGAGTTCGCGATGGTCCTGGTGATGCTGCTGCTGATCTTCCTGGCCCTGCTGTCGTTCGGACTCTGGGCGTACGCCCGCACCGTCCTCACCTCCGCGGCGGCGGACGCCGCGCGGTACGCCGCCAATGCCGACGTCCCCGACCGGGCGGCGACGGCGCGTGCCCACGACATCCTCGGGGACGGACCGGTGGGTGGCACCCGGGAGGAGCTGGTCTGCTCGACGTCGGCGGACGGTCTGCTCGTGGCGGTCACCTGCACCATGCCGGCGCCCGGCATCGTGGGATTGCTCGACGGGGTCTTCCCCGACATCTCGGCCACCGGGCACTCCGCCGATGAGGGTGCCCTGGATCCGGGTCCGGCGGGGCGACGGTGA
- the recD gene encoding exodeoxyribonuclease V subunit alpha, which translates to MTAPREPGSTAAQQILFPDAPGVLAAGARATGLPVAGRVAIDHPTTGRPFAGSGDVEPGEIVPVEDPNDVRLARRATGLLAVFNRAGVLEAADVHVADRLGELGGEGDQTVRLAVALTVRALRGGSVCLALSEIPAVATDLPWPDPAAWASAVRGSPLVQEGGPLRFEDDLLYLDRYAEQEEQVCADLVARSAGPPPRFDPVLLRSGLDRLFTDPAGRQREAAEAAVTGWTTVLGGGPGTGKTTTVARILALVLDQPGPPLRVALAAPTGKAAARLQEAVQDATRSFDPADRDRLAGLTASTVHRLLGYRPGSRTRFRHDRDNRLPHDIVVVDETSMVSLTLMARLLEAVRPDARLLLVGDPDQLASVEAGAVLADLVGGLTDEPAAGTRTDAVPGAGDGVGGDRAGGDGLGGDRVGTMDRDRSETTGTAPGAGRPVRSAAGRVVILDHIWRFGGAVAELAAAVRRGDADTAVALLEAGEGGVSFSDELAALPGIQRDVVAADRAIVAAALDGDGAGAVRLLGRHRVLCAHRAGPYGVQWWSRRIERWIEEATGSGPSAEWYAGRPLLVTANDYALGLFNGDSGVTVRAADGELRAAFPRGDGTVQIAPSRLSEVQTMHALTVHRSQGSQFARVTLVLPPPESPLLTRELLYTALTRTEEHVRVVGTADAVRIAVGRPATRASGLRQRLRARA; encoded by the coding sequence ATGACCGCCCCCCGTGAACCCGGATCTACTGCCGCGCAACAGATCCTGTTCCCTGACGCGCCGGGTGTGCTCGCGGCCGGTGCTCGGGCGACCGGCCTCCCGGTCGCCGGCCGGGTGGCGATCGACCACCCGACCACCGGCCGTCCGTTCGCCGGATCCGGCGACGTCGAGCCCGGCGAGATCGTCCCCGTCGAGGACCCGAACGACGTCCGGCTGGCCCGTCGGGCCACCGGTCTGCTCGCCGTCTTCAACCGGGCCGGGGTGCTGGAGGCGGCCGACGTGCACGTCGCGGATCGCCTGGGGGAGCTGGGCGGGGAGGGTGACCAGACCGTCCGGCTGGCGGTGGCCCTGACCGTCCGGGCGCTGCGGGGCGGGTCGGTGTGCCTGGCCCTGAGCGAGATCCCCGCCGTGGCAACGGATCTGCCGTGGCCCGATCCCGCGGCCTGGGCTTCTGCGGTGCGGGGGAGCCCGCTGGTGCAGGAGGGCGGCCCGCTGCGGTTCGAGGACGACCTGCTCTACCTGGATCGGTACGCCGAGCAGGAGGAGCAGGTGTGTGCCGACCTCGTCGCCCGGTCGGCGGGCCCACCGCCGCGGTTCGACCCGGTGCTGCTGCGCAGCGGGCTCGACCGCCTCTTCACCGACCCGGCCGGCCGGCAGCGCGAGGCCGCCGAGGCGGCGGTGACGGGATGGACGACCGTGCTCGGCGGGGGTCCCGGCACCGGCAAGACGACCACCGTCGCGCGCATCCTGGCCCTGGTGCTGGACCAGCCCGGGCCGCCGCTGCGGGTCGCGCTCGCCGCGCCGACCGGCAAGGCCGCGGCCCGGCTGCAGGAAGCGGTGCAGGACGCCACCCGGTCCTTCGACCCGGCCGACCGGGACCGGCTCGCGGGCCTGACCGCGTCGACCGTCCATCGCCTGCTGGGGTACCGCCCGGGCAGCCGCACCCGCTTCCGCCACGACCGGGACAACCGGTTGCCGCACGACATCGTCGTCGTGGACGAGACGTCCATGGTGTCCCTGACGCTGATGGCCCGCCTGCTCGAGGCGGTGCGGCCGGACGCGCGCCTGCTGCTCGTCGGCGATCCGGACCAGCTGGCCTCCGTGGAGGCCGGCGCCGTCCTCGCCGACCTGGTGGGCGGGCTCACCGACGAGCCGGCCGCCGGTACGCGGACCGACGCCGTCCCGGGTGCGGGGGACGGGGTGGGTGGTGACCGGGCTGGTGGTGACGGGCTGGGTGGTGACCGGGTGGGAACGATGGACCGGGACCGGTCCGAGACGACCGGGACGGCCCCCGGCGCCGGCCGGCCCGTCCGATCCGCAGCCGGGCGCGTGGTCATCCTCGATCACATCTGGCGGTTCGGCGGCGCGGTGGCCGAGCTGGCGGCCGCGGTCCGACGCGGCGACGCGGACACCGCGGTGGCCCTCCTCGAGGCCGGCGAGGGCGGGGTGAGCTTCTCGGACGAGCTCGCCGCCCTGCCGGGCATCCAGCGGGACGTGGTGGCCGCCGATCGCGCCATCGTGGCGGCGGCCCTGGACGGGGACGGGGCCGGGGCTGTCCGGCTGCTCGGCCGTCACCGGGTGCTCTGCGCGCACCGGGCCGGCCCCTACGGCGTGCAGTGGTGGAGCCGTCGCATCGAGCGGTGGATCGAGGAGGCGACCGGGTCGGGCCCGTCGGCGGAGTGGTACGCGGGCCGGCCACTCCTGGTCACCGCGAACGACTACGCGTTGGGCCTGTTCAACGGGGACAGCGGGGTCACCGTCCGGGCGGCCGACGGCGAACTGCGCGCCGCCTTCCCGCGCGGGGACGGGACGGTGCAGATCGCCCCGTCCCGGCTGTCCGAGGTGCAGACGATGCACGCCCTGACCGTCCACCGGAGTCAGGGCAGCCAGTTCGCCCGCGTCACCCTGGTCCTGCCGCCGCCGGAATCACCGCTGCTGACCCGGGAACTGCTCTACACCGCCCTGACCCGCACCGAGGAACACGTCCGCGTCGTGGGCACGGCCGACGCGGTGCGGATCGCGGTGGGCCGTCCCGCCACCCGGGCCAGCGGGCTGCGACAGCGGCTGCGCGCCCGGGCGTGA
- the dhaL gene encoding dihydroxyacetone kinase subunit DhaL codes for MTCDAASTVSAIRAAAAAVGEYRSELTALDREIGDGDHGENLARGFSAVLGKLDGDLPGTPGGVLKLVATTLISTVGGASGPLFGTAFLRAATAVGDAAELDGPAVATALAAARDGVVARGKAEPGDKTMVDALGAAVRAAQERAAAGGRPGEVLAAAADAATEAAAATIPMQARKGRASYLGERSIGHPDPGATSTAYILRALAG; via the coding sequence ATGACCTGTGATGCCGCCTCGACGGTGAGTGCCATCCGTGCCGCGGCTGCCGCCGTCGGTGAGTACCGGAGCGAGCTCACCGCGCTGGACCGGGAGATCGGCGACGGGGACCACGGGGAGAACCTGGCCCGTGGGTTCTCGGCAGTGCTCGGCAAGCTCGACGGGGATCTCCCCGGCACTCCCGGTGGAGTGCTCAAGCTGGTGGCCACCACGCTGATCTCCACCGTCGGTGGGGCGTCCGGGCCGCTGTTCGGCACGGCCTTCCTCCGGGCGGCCACCGCCGTGGGCGATGCCGCCGAGCTCGACGGGCCGGCCGTGGCCACCGCCCTGGCCGCCGCACGCGACGGGGTCGTCGCGCGGGGCAAGGCCGAACCCGGCGACAAGACGATGGTGGACGCACTGGGTGCCGCGGTGCGGGCCGCGCAGGAGCGGGCCGCCGCCGGCGGCCGTCCCGGCGAGGTGCTCGCCGCCGCGGCCGACGCGGCCACCGAGGCCGCCGCGGCCACGATCCCGATGCAGGCCCGCAAGGGGCGGGCCAGCTACCTGGGCGAGCGGTCCATCGGCCACCCGGATCCGGGCGCGACCAGCACCGCGTACATCCTGCGCGCCCTGGCCGGCTGA
- a CDS encoding type II secretion system F family protein, with translation MTPTLLGGLIGGLLAAGLLLAVLSTPALRRVTLADRIAPYLADTASVSRLLSAPAGGTATALGRITAPLLRDAARIVDRVLGGRASVRRRLDALGEGGTVEEFRAEQVLWGAIGAGAGVVVGLLAAVVGQAGPLVIALLVLGCALGGVFARDWWLGQALARRDADIIAEFPVVAEMLALAVTAGEGPMGAIDRVTRLAHGHLVDQLTGILADTRSGTPFLVAVTTMRDRTRLEPLSRFLDGMAVAIDRGTPLADVLRAQAADVRALSKRQLLESGGRKEIAMMVPVVFLVLPITILFALYPGLVAITTVAQ, from the coding sequence GTGACGCCCACCCTCCTCGGCGGCCTGATCGGTGGACTCCTGGCCGCCGGGTTGCTGCTCGCCGTGCTGTCCACCCCGGCCCTGCGCCGGGTCACCCTGGCCGACCGCATCGCCCCGTACCTGGCCGACACCGCCTCGGTGTCGCGTCTGCTCTCCGCACCGGCGGGGGGCACGGCCACCGCCCTCGGTCGGATCACCGCGCCCCTGCTGCGGGATGCCGCCCGGATCGTCGACCGCGTCCTCGGTGGTCGCGCCTCCGTCCGGCGCCGCCTCGACGCCCTCGGCGAGGGCGGAACCGTCGAGGAGTTCCGGGCCGAACAGGTGCTGTGGGGCGCCATCGGTGCCGGCGCCGGTGTGGTCGTCGGGCTGCTGGCCGCGGTGGTCGGGCAGGCCGGCCCCCTGGTCATCGCCCTGCTCGTCCTCGGCTGCGCCCTGGGCGGCGTCTTCGCCCGCGACTGGTGGCTCGGGCAGGCCCTCGCCCGACGGGACGCCGACATCATCGCCGAGTTCCCGGTGGTGGCCGAGATGCTGGCCCTCGCGGTCACCGCGGGTGAGGGGCCGATGGGGGCGATCGACCGGGTGACCCGGCTCGCCCACGGCCACCTCGTCGACCAGCTCACCGGAATCCTCGCCGACACCCGTTCAGGCACACCGTTCCTGGTGGCCGTCACCACCATGCGCGACCGGACGCGACTCGAGCCGCTGTCCCGCTTCCTGGACGGCATGGCCGTGGCGATCGACCGCGGCACACCGCTCGCCGACGTGCTGCGCGCCCAGGCCGCGGACGTCCGGGCGCTCAGCAAACGACAGCTCCTCGAGTCCGGTGGCCGCAAGGAGATCGCGATGATGGTGCCCGTCGTCTTCCTGGTGCTCCCCATCACCATTCTCTTCGCCCTCTACCCCGGCCTGGTGGCCATCACCACCGTGGCGCAATGA
- a CDS encoding GNAT family N-acetyltransferase — translation MFHAAGPGPEVPGPEVTVRRLRRSDDAAVQALVDACGASVLDVLASGEQPRDALLVRLAVPLDADPESKRAWGVERAGRLVGLMEGLMHHPGPGECLIRAFALHPRVRGHGLATSAARFMLAQARHRGITSVEVLYRHTDLAQRSVLRSLGFLLDESPDEDRSDPSPPGFRSARLALR, via the coding sequence ATGTTCCACGCAGCGGGGCCCGGCCCCGAGGTGCCCGGTCCCGAGGTGACCGTGCGACGACTCCGCCGGTCCGACGACGCCGCGGTCCAGGCACTGGTGGATGCCTGCGGCGCATCCGTTCTCGATGTGCTGGCCTCTGGCGAGCAGCCCCGGGACGCGCTCCTGGTGCGGCTGGCGGTCCCGCTGGACGCCGATCCCGAGTCGAAACGGGCGTGGGGGGTGGAACGCGCTGGTCGGCTGGTCGGTCTCATGGAGGGGTTGATGCACCACCCGGGACCGGGTGAGTGCCTGATCCGCGCCTTCGCGCTGCACCCGCGCGTCCGGGGTCACGGGCTGGCCACCTCAGCGGCCCGGTTCATGCTCGCCCAGGCCCGCCACCGCGGGATCACCTCGGTGGAGGTGCTCTACCGCCACACCGACCTCGCCCAGCGCTCGGTGCTGCGCTCCCTCGGTTTCCTCCTCGACGAGTCCCCGGACGAGGATCGCAGTGACCCGTCGCCACCGGGGTTCCGCTCCGCCCGGCTCGCGCTGCGCTGA
- the ddaH gene encoding dimethylargininase, which translates to MTAPSSAPDTAVVGPIALVRRPSPRVADGLTTHIERQAVDAELAAEQWAGYVAAMRGTGWRTVEVDAADECPDGVFVEDTVVVMGRTAVLTRPGAPSRRAEVAGTGDALRELGFDVRELGAGTLDGGDVMQVGDRVYVGRGGRTDAAGVAALRSAAALLGRTVVAVPLTRVLHLKSAVTALPDGTIIGYPPIVDDPGFFPLFRPMPEEGGAHVVDLGEGRLLIAASAPRSADLLADLGFTPVPVEIGEFEKLEGCVTCLSVRLRTPR; encoded by the coding sequence ATGACCGCACCGTCATCGGCACCGGACACCGCGGTGGTCGGACCGATCGCGCTGGTCCGTCGCCCGTCCCCCCGGGTGGCCGACGGCCTCACCACCCACATCGAACGTCAGGCGGTGGATGCGGAGCTGGCCGCGGAGCAGTGGGCCGGGTACGTCGCGGCGATGCGCGGGACCGGTTGGCGGACGGTCGAGGTCGACGCGGCGGACGAGTGCCCCGACGGCGTCTTCGTGGAGGACACGGTGGTGGTGATGGGGCGGACGGCGGTGCTCACCCGCCCCGGCGCCCCGAGTCGCCGCGCCGAGGTCGCCGGCACCGGAGATGCGTTGCGGGAACTGGGCTTCGACGTCCGTGAGCTCGGGGCCGGCACCCTGGACGGTGGTGACGTGATGCAGGTCGGCGACCGGGTCTACGTGGGACGCGGCGGGCGCACCGATGCGGCCGGCGTCGCGGCGCTGCGGTCCGCGGCGGCGCTCCTGGGTCGGACGGTCGTCGCGGTCCCGCTCACCCGGGTGCTGCACCTCAAGTCCGCGGTCACCGCGCTGCCGGACGGCACGATCATCGGGTACCCCCCGATCGTCGACGACCCGGGCTTCTTCCCCCTCTTTCGTCCGATGCCGGAGGAGGGCGGCGCGCACGTGGTCGACCTGGGGGAGGGTCGCCTGCTCATCGCGGCGTCGGCGCCGCGCTCGGCCGACCTGCTCGCCGACCTCGGTTTCACCCCGGTGCCGGTGGAGATCGGTGAGTTCGAGAAGTTGGAGGGGTGCGTCACCTGCCTGTCGGTCCGGCTCCGGACGCCGCGATGA
- the prfB gene encoding peptide chain release factor 2 — translation MNLDDAAAVKSLGTTLSSIEAVMDVEKLNARIAELSEQASAPDLWNDQEKAQRVTSQLSHTQAELKRVQDLRSRLDDLDVLFELADEDEENLPEAHSEMAALRTDIDAMEVQTLLSGEYDAREALVTIRSEAGGVDAADFAEMLQRMYLRWSERHGYPVEVYDTSYAEEAGIKSTTFSVKSPYAYGTLSVEQGTHRLVRISPFDNQGRRQTSFAGVEVAPVVETSDHVEIDEKELRVDVYRSSGPGGQGVNTTDSAVRITHIPTGIVVSCQNERSQIQNRASAMTVLQAKLLARRREEEKATMDALKDAGNSWGNQMRSYVLHPYQMVKDLRTEFEVGNPSAVFDGEIDGFIEAGIRWRRNAETS, via the coding sequence GTGAATCTCGACGATGCTGCAGCGGTCAAATCCCTCGGAACCACCCTGAGCAGCATCGAAGCCGTGATGGACGTCGAGAAGCTCAACGCGCGCATCGCCGAGCTGTCCGAGCAGGCCAGTGCGCCCGACCTGTGGAACGACCAGGAGAAGGCGCAGCGGGTCACCAGCCAGCTCTCCCACACCCAGGCCGAGCTCAAGCGGGTCCAGGACCTGCGCTCCCGCCTGGACGATCTCGACGTGCTGTTCGAGCTGGCGGACGAGGACGAGGAGAACCTCCCCGAGGCGCACTCCGAGATGGCCGCGCTGCGGACCGACATCGACGCCATGGAGGTGCAGACGCTGCTGTCCGGGGAGTACGACGCCCGGGAAGCCCTGGTCACCATCCGGTCCGAGGCCGGCGGGGTCGACGCCGCCGACTTCGCGGAGATGCTCCAGCGCATGTACCTGCGCTGGTCCGAGCGGCACGGCTACCCCGTCGAGGTCTACGACACCTCCTACGCGGAGGAGGCCGGCATCAAGTCGACCACCTTCAGCGTCAAGTCGCCCTACGCCTACGGCACCCTCTCCGTGGAGCAGGGCACCCACCGACTCGTCCGCATCTCCCCCTTCGACAACCAGGGACGACGGCAGACCTCCTTCGCCGGGGTCGAGGTGGCCCCGGTCGTGGAGACCTCCGACCACGTGGAGATCGACGAGAAGGAACTGCGGGTCGACGTGTACCGCTCGTCGGGTCCCGGCGGTCAGGGCGTGAACACCACCGACTCCGCGGTCCGCATCACTCACATCCCCACCGGCATCGTGGTGTCCTGCCAGAACGAGCGCTCGCAGATCCAGAACCGCGCCTCCGCGATGACCGTGCTGCAGGCCAAACTGCTGGCCCGCCGCCGCGAGGAGGAGAAGGCGACGATGGACGCGCTCAAGGATGCCGGCAACTCCTGGGGCAACCAGATGCGCTCCTACGTCCTGCACCCGTACCAGATGGTCAAGGACCTGCGGACGGAGTTCGAGGTCGGCAACCCGTCCGCCGTGTTCGACGGGGAGATCGACGGCTTCATCGAGGCGGGCATCCGCTGGCGGCGGAACGCGGAGACCTCCTGA